The Vreelandella piezotolerans genomic interval AGCAGCGCCATCAGGTGGCCATAGACACGCCCGGTTTTACCGCGCACCAGCTCGGGCACGTCGGGATTCTTCTTCTGCGGCATGATGGAGGAACCGGTGCAGAAGCGGTCGGGCAGGTCGATGAAGTCGAACTGGGCGCTGGTCCACAGCACCAGCTCTTCGCTCATGCGGGAGAGATGCATCAGCAAGATACTGGCAAAACTGGTGAATTCGATGGCGAAATCGCGATCCGACACCGCATCCAGCGAGTTTTCCGCCGGGCGGTCGAAGCCGAGCAGGTCCGCGGTGACGTGGCGGTCGATTGGGTAAGTCGTGCCCGCCAGGGCCGCGGCGCCCAGCGGCATCACGTTTACGCGCTTACGACAGTCCAAAAGCCGCTCATGGTCGCGGGCCAGCATTTCCTGCCACGCCAGCAGATGATGGCCGAAGGTGACCGGCTGCGCGGTTTGCAGGTGGGTGAAGCCTGGCATGATGGTGTCGGCTTCGCGCTCGGCCAGTTCGATCATGCCGTCGCGCAGGCGTGTCAGCTCCGCTTCGATCACGTCGATCTCATCGCGCATGAACAGACGAATGTCAGTGGCCACCTGGTCGTTGCGCGAGCGTCCGGTGTGCAGCTTCTTGCCGGTAATGCCGATTTTGTCGGTCAGGCGTGCTTCGATGTTCATGTGCACGTCTTCCAGCGGCACCGACCAGTCGAACTCGCCGCGTTCGATCTCGCCCTGGATCTCGGTCAAACCGTTGATGATCGCATCGCGCTCGTCGTCGGTCAGCACGCCTACCCGCGCCAGCATGGTGGCATGGGCGATCGAGCCCTGAATATCCTGGCGCGCTAGGCGCTGATCAAACGTCACGGACGCGGTGAAACGCGCAACAAAGGCATCGGTGGGCTCGCTGAAGCGACCGCCCCAAGACTGGTTCGTAGCTTGGCTCATCGGAGAGATATCCTGCTGACAAATCTAATGGAGTCGTTAAAAGAAAGTGTACCAGAGTCACCGCCTGGAACGGCATGCCGTTTTGCAGCCGTCACGCTCAGGAGATGGGATCAGCGGCGCTGGCCGTGGCGGCGAATGGCGAGTCCAAGAAGTGCTTGAGCACGCTCAACGCCATCGGGCGAGCGAAGTAGTAGCCTTGGAAGTGATCGCACTGCAGCATGCGCAGATGATGAAACTGCTCGGCCGTTTCGACACCTTCGATGAGGACTTCTAGTCCCAACTTGTCGGCCATGGTGACGACCCCCTCGACGATGGCCGCATCACGGGAGTCGGTCGCCACGTCGCGTACGAACGAGCGGTCGACCTTCAATTTGTTGATGGGCAACCGTTTCAGGTAGCTCAGACTGGAAAAGCCGGTGCCGAAGTCATCGAGGGCGATATGCACACCGAGCTGGCGCAGTGCTTTGAGCGCTTGAATGGTGTGCTCGGCGCTATCCATGAGCACGCCCTCGGTCAGTTCAAGCTCCAGCAAGGCCGGTGGCAAACCGCTGCGCGCCAACACGTTCTTCACCGAGTCCAAAAAGCCGGGACGCTGAAACTGCATGGGCGAGACGTTGATCGCCATGGTCATGGGCGTCGCACTCTGCGCATTGAGCACCATCGCATCGCGACAGGCCGTCTCTAGCACCCACTCGCTGATTGGAATGATTTGACCGGTATCCTCGGCCAGCGAAATGAACTGCCCCGGCGGGATGTTGCCACGCTCGGGGTGGTGCCAACGAATGAGCGCTTCGACCCCGGCGACTCGACCGCTGTGATGAATTTGCGGCTGATAATGTAGTTCGAACTGCCGCTGTTCGATGGCCTGCTGCAGCGCATGGCGTAAGCTCACCCGCTCGGTGACCTTGCGATTGAGCTCGTCGGTGTACCACTGGAAGGTGTTACGCCCTCGCCGCTTGGCCTTGTACATGGCCAGGTCGGCCTGCTGGATCAGCTGGCGCGGCGCTCGAATCGTGCCGTCGTCGGTGGCGATACCGATACTGGCGGTAATGCGCAGCTCGCTGCCGCGATACCAGTAGGGAGCAGACACTCGCGTCAGCAGCCGCTCGACGACCTGTAGCACGTCATCCTCTTGCGCCAAGTCCGGGAGCAAGACGATGAATTCGTCGCCACCAAAGCGCGCCACGGTGTCCCAAGGCCGCAGCTCTTCTTCTAGGCGCTTGGCCACTTCGCGCAGGATAAAGTCACCGACCTCATGGCCAAGAGTGTCGTTGATGGGTTTGAAGTCATCCAGATCGATGAACAGTACGGCCAAATAGCGATGATAGCGTCTGGCGAGCAGGCACCCTTGGGCCAAGCGCTGATCGAGCATGAGCCGATTGGGCAGCCCCGTCAGCGCGTCGTGGTTGGCGTTATGGCTGAGTTGAGCCTGGTACTCACGCTGGGCGGTGATGTCGTTTTGCGCGCCAATGAAGTGCGTCACCACGCCCTCTTCGTCGCGCACTGGCGAAATATAAAGATCGTTCCAAAACGGTTCGCCACTGCGACGGTAGTTGCGAATCACCACATGCACATCGCGCTGCGCTTCGATGCCTTTGCGAAGCTGCGCCAGGGTGGCGGGATCGGTGTCGACGCCCTGTAAGAAGCGGCAGTTGCGGCCCAGCACATCGTCACGCGAGTAGCCGGTGATGCGCTCGAAAGCGGCATTGACGTAGACCATGGGCAAATCGGGGCGCTGGGCATCCACGATCACCACGCCGTTGGTGCTGGACTCGACGCTGCGCTCCAGCAAGGTGAGCTGCCGCTCGGTGTCTTTACGTTCGGTGATGTCTTGAGTCGAGCCCTGCACCTGAATGATCTGGCCCAGCTCGTCACGCACCGCGCGGCCAATCACGCGCACCCAACGTCGCCGCCCTTCTCGGGTCACGATTTCGAGCTCTTCGTCAAAGCTCACGCCCTGCTCGCAGCAAGCAGTAAAGACGGAACGAATACGCGGCTGCACACGAGGCGTATAGAAGCCGAGCGCTTCGTCGAGGGTGGGTTGGTGCCCCACCGGCATGTCGTGCAGACGGCACACTTCTTCGGACCATATGGGTAGCCCTACGGCCAGGTCCATGTACCAGCCCCCGATATGGGCCGTTTCACCGGCAATGCGAAACAACCGCTGGTTGCGCCTCAACTGCTTTTCGACCGCTTTTCGCCGCGTAACGTCCCGTGCGATGACATAAATGACTTGGTCGCCGCTGGAGGCCGATACCTCAAGCCAAATACGCTGGCCCTCGACCGTCCGCGCGCATACGTCGAAGGTATTTACCTTCTCACCACGGCACAAGCTCGCTAGTGCCGCTTCGATCACGGGATGATCGCGTGGCTCGACGACGACACCACAAGGCTTACCCAATAGCGCATGTGCTGGGTAACCGAGCAACGACTCGAAGGTAGGATTGACGCTCAGCAGCGTGCCCGCAAAGTCAATGCAGCAGAGCAAATCCTGCGATAACAGGAAGAATTGGTCTAGCTTGCCTTGCGGTTCGACAGAGGGCATGGCGTTTCCTAGCAGGCGTTAAACGCGGTCAGCGCTGGCCCTAAATATGGCCGGTTATTTTTACTGTGTGGCTGGGTGCTTTATGATGAGAATTATCACAGTTCGACGCGCCGTGTCAGCGGCAAAGGGAGAATCAGGTGTCATCCATCACTAAATTGCGCATTGCCACACGTAAAAGTCAGTTGGCCATGTGGCAGGCCGAGTACGTCCGCGACCGCTTGATGGCGGCCCATAGTGGACTGGACGTCGAGCTTGTCCCCCTCTCCACCAAAGGCGACAAAATCCTCGATACGCCCCTTTCCAAAATTGGTGGCAAAGGGCTATTCGTCAAGGAGCTCGAAGACGCCATGCTGGATGGTCGCGCCGATATTGCCGTGCACTCCATGAAAGACGTACCCATGCACTTCCCCGAAGGCTTGGGGCTATCGGTGATTTTAGAGGGAGCAGACCCCACCGATGCGTTCGTCTCCAACCACTATAACAGCATCGACGAGCTGCCCGAAGGTGCGCGCATCGGTACCGCCAGCCTACGTCGTGGCCTACAAATGCGTGAAGCCCGTCCGGACCTGCAAATCCTCAACCTGCGCGGCAACGTCCAGACTCGCCTTGGTAAGCTCGACGATGGCGAGTTCGACGCTATCATTCTGGCCACCTCTGGCCTGCAGCGCCTAGGGCTCGACGCGCGAATCGCCCAAGCACTGCCCCCCGAAATCTGCCTGCCCGCCTGCGGCCAGGGCGCACTAGGCATTGAATGTCGCTTGCACGACCCCGAATTGATTGCGCTACTGGCCCCCTTGGACGATCAGGATACCGCCACCCGCGTGCGCGCCGAGCGCGCCATGAACACGCGCCTGGAAGGCGGCTGCCAAGTGCCGATAGCCGGACACGCCATTCTGGATAAAGGCAACGAAACGCTGTGGCTTCGCGGGCTCGTCGGCAACCCAGAAGGCACAGAAGTGCTGCGAGCCGAGGGGCGTGGCTCGATTCACGAGCCGGAAGCGCTCGGCATCCGAATTGCCGAAGAGCTTCTAGATCAAGGCGCTGGCGATATCTTGGCAGAGGTCTACGGTCGCCACGTATGAACCAACCGGTTCTGATTTGCCGCCCAGGAGAGCGTGGACAAGCCCTGGCGGATGCCCTGCGCGAACGCCACGACTGGGTAGAGTCCCTTGACGTCATGCGCTTGGAGGCTTTGCCCGAAGCGGCGGCCCAACGCCAAATATGGTTGGATATCGATCAGTACCATAAGATAGTAGTGGTCAGCCCCTTTGCCGCACACTGTTTGAGCGAGGCATTGGATCGCTACTGGCCACAGCTGCCCGTTGGCATCGATTACTATAGCGTTGGGCGGGCCACTGCCAGCATACTGTCCGACCAGCTCGGGGTTAAGGTTCGTATACCCCCGCCCCATCGGGGTGAAGACACCAGTGAAGCGCTGCTCTCGTTGGCGTCGCTTCGCCAATTGGCGCACCAGCGGGTGCTGCTGGTGACCGGTGAAGGCGGTCGCACGCTCATCGCCGACACGCTGACAGCACGCGGCGCCCAGGTGACGCGTCTAGCAGTCTATCGGCGTGTGTATCAACCGCCGCTCCCCGCCCTGCGCGAGCGCCTTCACGGTGGTGACTACCGGGCGCTCATCGTCACCAGCGGCGAACTGCTTGAATATCTGGCAAAATGGTGTGGTCCAGCAGCGTTGAACCAACCGCTAATCGTTTCCAGTCACCGTTTAGCTACACTGGCCGGTAAACTGGGTTTTTGTGACCTCAAGGTGGCGTCGGGAGCAACGCCGGCTGCGCTGGTGGCCGCGTTGGATCGGTCCTGCAACCCATAGGGTGCCGATGTCGATCAAGGAACTTAATAAGGGCTAGCGACAGATGAGCAAACAACCAAACGAGCAGGAAGGCGTCAACAATACGTCTGCCGATACATCCCAAGCGAACACGCCGTCGAGCGATACTGCGGCATCATCGTCGAAAAGCGAGTCGACTGCTAGCAGCGCCTCCTCGTCTTATGCGGCCAAAAATAGCCGTTCGCGCCGCCGCCATAAGAGTGCCAACAGTGCCTCTTCGGCACCGCAAACCGGCACGGCGAGCAATAACGGGCCGACGTCTGACTCGGCCAAAACGTCCGCCGCTAGCAACACCAAGGACACGAAGGACACTAAGGACGCCAAGAACAGCGCCGCCGACACCAAGCCAGCCGCTTCGTCGGGCAGTGCCGGTAAGCCAATCCCGCCCGCCTCTACAGCCGGTAGTGGCGGCAGCAAAGGCGGCGGTCTTGCCATCGCGTTGGTGATTATCCTGGCACTCGCCCTGGGCCTGATCACTTGGCAAGGCTGGCAGCGCCTGGATAGTCAGCAGCAGCGCCTGGACGAATTGGCCCAGCAAGCGCAAAACAGCGCTTCCCAGCAAGCGGTCAGCGAGCTTGAGTCACGGATCGAAGAGGGCGAAGCCGAACGAAGCCAAGCGCTGGAGAGTACCGTGAGCGAACTGCGCAGCGAGCTGGATAGCTATCGCAGCGACGTCAACAGCACGCTGGACGAGGTGCTGACGCAGCTCTCACAAGAGCAGGACACCGACGAGCGCGATTGGCTTCACGCCGAAGCGGCCTACTTGCTGCGTTTGGCGAATCAGCGCCTGCAGCTGGAGGGTGATGTGGAAGGTGCCGCCGCTCTGCTGCGCACCGCCGATGCCCGTCTGGCCGATGCCGATAACCCGGCGCTAACGCCCGTGCGTCGTGAAATTGCCAACGAGCTCGCCGCGCTGGACGCCGTTCCTCAAGTGGACCGCACAGGCATTTACTTAGCTCTGAATGCCCAGCAAGAGCGCGTAGCGGGTCTGCGCCTATCTCAAGAGATCGAAGAGCGCGCCGTGACGTCGAGCATTGAGCAGCCGCCTACCGGCACCTTCCAGCGCCAGCTCGCCCGCTTCGGTGAAGAGCTAAAAGATCTCGTGGTCATTCGCCAGCATGATGAAGCCCTGGAAGCGCTGATCACGCCGGAGCAGGAGTCCTACCTGCGCCAGAGCCTGCGCCTGATTCTCGAGCAGTCTCAGCTGGCGCTGCTCAAAGAGGAGCCCGAGCTGTACGAAGCGAGCATCGACAAAGCCCTGGAGCTGCTGAACGGCTACTACGACACCGAACGTGAAGAGACCCAGAGCGTCATAGCCCGCCTTCAAGAGCTGAAGCAGGCCGAAGTAAAGCCCGAGCTGCCGGATATCAGCGCCTCACAGCAAGCGCTGGCCAGCTTCATCGACAACCGTTTCGAGTCCCGTCGTCAGGATGGAGGTGATGCATGAGAAAACTCATCCTGCTGATCGTCGCGGGCCTTGCGGTTGGCGCGCTCTTTGGGCATCTGATGATGTCGGTGCCCGGTTACTGGCTGATTCGAGTGGGCGACACGTCGGTACAAACCTCGTTCTGGTTTGGGCTAGTGCTGCTACTGGGTGCCTTTATCGTCCTGCACTTCGCGCTGCGCCTGCTCACTGGCATCATTCGTCCGGTGGGCCGCTTCCGTACCTGGAATAGCCGTGCTCGCAACCGCCGCGCCATGAAACGTACCGTGCGTGGTTTGGTGGCACTTACCGAGGGCCGCTGGAAGAAAGCGGAGAAAACCTTGGTTCGCGCCGCGGACGACTCTAGCACGCCGCTCGTTAACTACCTCTCGGCAGCGTTGGCCGCGCACTACCAGGGCCATCATGAGAAGTCCCAAGAGCACCTGAACCAGGCCCAGTTGACTACCGACGGCGCGGATACCGCCATCGGCTTGATGCAGGCGCAGCTGATGATCGACCGTCAGCAGCCGGAAGAGGCGCTGGCCATCCTCAACCGCTTGGACAAGCAGCTCACCAATCATCCCCAGGTGCTGAAGCTGCTGAAACAGGTCCACCTTAGTGTCAACGACTGGGAGGGCCTGCGCCGCTTGATTCCACGCCTGGCGGCGCAAAAGCTGATTACGCAACAAGAGCGTGAACAGCTGGAGTTCAAGGCGTATCGTGAGCTGATCATCTTCGAAGCGCAAAACCCCACCAACATCGAACGGGTTCGCGGGCTGTGGGCCGATATGCCTGACTACCTGCGCGGCAATACCGAGCTGATCGTGCTCTACACCGAAGCACTGCTGCACGCCAACGAAGAGCCGATTGCCGAACGCCTGCTGAACCACTCGCTGGATCATCACTGGGATGCACGCTTGGTCAAACGCTACGGTTTGCTCAACGTGGACGCCGCACGTCAGCTCGCCAAGGCAGAGAAATGGCTGCAAGAGCGCCCCAACGACCCCGAACTGCTGCTCGCCTGTGGCCGCCTGTCGCTGCGTGTGGGCCAGTGGGAGAAAGCGCTGGAGTACTTCGAAGCCAGCCAGCGCCAGCGCCCCAACGGCGAAGTATGCGCCGAGCTTGCGCGCCTTTACGCAAGCCTAGGCGAGCATAACAAGAGCCAGCTCTACTATCGCCACAGCGTCGATATGCTGGCGAAATCATTGCCGTCGCTGCCACAGCCGAGCGATGCCAGTGATAGTAAGCAAACGGATAAGAAAGCGGCGAAAAAGACGGCTTAACGGCCCTCTTCAACGTCAAAAAGGGTGCCCATTGGGCACCCTTTTTGATGGCGACTCGCCAGGAGAGCTGACCGCGAATCACACGGATTCCATCGGTTTCTCTGGCGTCGCTACCTGTAGCTCAGAGGTGCAATGCCCGCAGCGAACGGCCTTGATCGGTACCACCATCAAACAGTAGGGGCACGGTTTTTCAGTCGGATCAGCGGGCGCCACCGCCTCTTCACGCTTCAAACGGTTGATGGTGCGCACCAGCAAGAACACCACGAACGCGACGATGGAGAAGCTCACCACCGCGTTAATGAACAATCCCACGTTCAGCGTCACCGCTCCCGCCGCCTGGGCGTCCGCCAAAGTGGCATAAGGGGCCTCCGCCACGCCCTCCCGTAACACGACAAATAGGTTCGAAAAATCGATACCGCCCACCAGTAAACCAATCAGGGGGTTCATGACGTCTTTGACGAGGCTTTGCACGATCAGCGTAAACGCTCCGCCAATGATGATGCCCACCGCCATGTCGATGACGTTGCCCTTGACGGCAAACTCGCGGAACTCCCGAAAAAACTTAGCCATACGCCCTCTCTCCTCACCCAGCTAATGAAACGCTCAAGGGCGACACTGCCCAGAAAGAAGAATGGGCCAAGGCCAACAGAGCGACAAGAGGCAGCGGTCAGATAAAAAAACCCAAACCGTGGGGTTTGGGCAAAGAGGAAGAGCGTCAGCGTCGCTTATTCGAGCGATTCGTAAGGCAGCCCCACATAGTTTTCTGCGATGGTCGTCAGCCCTGCCGCTGAGCTGGTCACGTAGTCCAGTTCGGCCAGCTGCATGCGACTATTGAAATCCTCCTCATCGGAGAAGTTGTGCAGCATGGAGGTCATCCACCAGGAAAAACGCTCTGCTTTCCAGATACGCTTCAAACAGGTTTGCGAATAGCGCTCTATCAGATCGGTACGGCCTTCCTGATAGACCTTGACCAGTAAGCGATAGAGTGTGTTGACATCGCTGGCGGCCAGATTGAGTCCCTTGGCGCCCGTGGGAGGCACGATATGGGCGGCATCGCCCACGAGGAATAGCCGCCCATACTGCATCGGTTCCACCACATAGCTACGCAGCGGCGCGATACTCTTCTCGATGGAGGGCCCTGTCACAAGCTTTTGCGCCACATCGTCCGGCAAGCGCCGCTTGAGTTCCTCCCAAAAACGCTCGTCCGACCAGTCTTCTACTTTTTCGTCCAGCGGTACTTGCAGGTAGTAACGGCTGCGAGTGGCGGAGCGCATGCTGCATAGGCTAAAGCCACGCGCATGGCGCGCGTAGATCAGCTCATCGGACACCGGCGGCGTATCCGAGAGTAGCCCTAACCAGCCGAAGGGATACACCTTTTCGAACTCTTGGATGCGGCCCTGGGGAATCGCTTGGCGGGAGACGCCGTGGTAGCCATCGCAGCCCGCGATGTAGTCGCAGTCGAGCCTGACGGTTTTGCCTTGGTGCTCGAAGGTAAGGTACGGACTATCGCTCTCCAGATCGTGGGGCTGGACGTTTTCTGCCTCATAGAGCGTAGTCGCACCAGCGGCGGC includes:
- the argH gene encoding argininosuccinate lyase: MSQATNQSWGGRFSEPTDAFVARFTASVTFDQRLARQDIQGSIAHATMLARVGVLTDDERDAIINGLTEIQGEIERGEFDWSVPLEDVHMNIEARLTDKIGITGKKLHTGRSRNDQVATDIRLFMRDEIDVIEAELTRLRDGMIELAEREADTIMPGFTHLQTAQPVTFGHHLLAWQEMLARDHERLLDCRKRVNVMPLGAAALAGTTYPIDRHVTADLLGFDRPAENSLDAVSDRDFAIEFTSFASILLMHLSRMSEELVLWTSAQFDFIDLPDRFCTGSSIMPQKKNPDVPELVRGKTGRVYGHLMALLTLMKSQPLAYNKDNQEDKEPLFDAVDTVRDCLKAFADMVPAIEPKKESMYEAARRGFSTATDLADYLVRKGVAFRDAHEIVGLSVAYGLKTKKDLSEMSLEELQQFSDTIEQDVFEVLTLEGSVAARNHIGGTAPDQVRAAASRAREALAALKGTS
- a CDS encoding sensor domain-containing protein produces the protein MPSVEPQGKLDQFFLLSQDLLCCIDFAGTLLSVNPTFESLLGYPAHALLGKPCGVVVEPRDHPVIEAALASLCRGEKVNTFDVCARTVEGQRIWLEVSASSGDQVIYVIARDVTRRKAVEKQLRRNQRLFRIAGETAHIGGWYMDLAVGLPIWSEEVCRLHDMPVGHQPTLDEALGFYTPRVQPRIRSVFTACCEQGVSFDEELEIVTREGRRRWVRVIGRAVRDELGQIIQVQGSTQDITERKDTERQLTLLERSVESSTNGVVIVDAQRPDLPMVYVNAAFERITGYSRDDVLGRNCRFLQGVDTDPATLAQLRKGIEAQRDVHVVIRNYRRSGEPFWNDLYISPVRDEEGVVTHFIGAQNDITAQREYQAQLSHNANHDALTGLPNRLMLDQRLAQGCLLARRYHRYLAVLFIDLDDFKPINDTLGHEVGDFILREVAKRLEEELRPWDTVARFGGDEFIVLLPDLAQEDDVLQVVERLLTRVSAPYWYRGSELRITASIGIATDDGTIRAPRQLIQQADLAMYKAKRRGRNTFQWYTDELNRKVTERVSLRHALQQAIEQRQFELHYQPQIHHSGRVAGVEALIRWHHPERGNIPPGQFISLAEDTGQIIPISEWVLETACRDAMVLNAQSATPMTMAINVSPMQFQRPGFLDSVKNVLARSGLPPALLELELTEGVLMDSAEHTIQALKALRQLGVHIALDDFGTGFSSLSYLKRLPINKLKVDRSFVRDVATDSRDAAIVEGVVTMADKLGLEVLIEGVETAEQFHHLRMLQCDHFQGYYFARPMALSVLKHFLDSPFAATASAADPIS
- the hemC gene encoding hydroxymethylbilane synthase, producing the protein MSSITKLRIATRKSQLAMWQAEYVRDRLMAAHSGLDVELVPLSTKGDKILDTPLSKIGGKGLFVKELEDAMLDGRADIAVHSMKDVPMHFPEGLGLSVILEGADPTDAFVSNHYNSIDELPEGARIGTASLRRGLQMREARPDLQILNLRGNVQTRLGKLDDGEFDAIILATSGLQRLGLDARIAQALPPEICLPACGQGALGIECRLHDPELIALLAPLDDQDTATRVRAERAMNTRLEGGCQVPIAGHAILDKGNETLWLRGLVGNPEGTEVLRAEGRGSIHEPEALGIRIAEELLDQGAGDILAEVYGRHV
- a CDS encoding uroporphyrinogen-III synthase, which translates into the protein MNQPVLICRPGERGQALADALRERHDWVESLDVMRLEALPEAAAQRQIWLDIDQYHKIVVVSPFAAHCLSEALDRYWPQLPVGIDYYSVGRATASILSDQLGVKVRIPPPHRGEDTSEALLSLASLRQLAHQRVLLVTGEGGRTLIADTLTARGAQVTRLAVYRRVYQPPLPALRERLHGGDYRALIVTSGELLEYLAKWCGPAALNQPLIVSSHRLATLAGKLGFCDLKVASGATPAALVAALDRSCNP
- a CDS encoding uroporphyrinogen-III C-methyltransferase, with the translated sequence MSKQPNEQEGVNNTSADTSQANTPSSDTAASSSKSESTASSASSSYAAKNSRSRRRHKSANSASSAPQTGTASNNGPTSDSAKTSAASNTKDTKDTKDAKNSAADTKPAASSGSAGKPIPPASTAGSGGSKGGGLAIALVIILALALGLITWQGWQRLDSQQQRLDELAQQAQNSASQQAVSELESRIEEGEAERSQALESTVSELRSELDSYRSDVNSTLDEVLTQLSQEQDTDERDWLHAEAAYLLRLANQRLQLEGDVEGAAALLRTADARLADADNPALTPVRREIANELAALDAVPQVDRTGIYLALNAQQERVAGLRLSQEIEERAVTSSIEQPPTGTFQRQLARFGEELKDLVVIRQHDEALEALITPEQESYLRQSLRLILEQSQLALLKEEPELYEASIDKALELLNGYYDTEREETQSVIARLQELKQAEVKPELPDISASQQALASFIDNRFESRRQDGGDA
- a CDS encoding heme biosynthesis HemY N-terminal domain-containing protein codes for the protein MRKLILLIVAGLAVGALFGHLMMSVPGYWLIRVGDTSVQTSFWFGLVLLLGAFIVLHFALRLLTGIIRPVGRFRTWNSRARNRRAMKRTVRGLVALTEGRWKKAEKTLVRAADDSSTPLVNYLSAALAAHYQGHHEKSQEHLNQAQLTTDGADTAIGLMQAQLMIDRQQPEEALAILNRLDKQLTNHPQVLKLLKQVHLSVNDWEGLRRLIPRLAAQKLITQQEREQLEFKAYRELIIFEAQNPTNIERVRGLWADMPDYLRGNTELIVLYTEALLHANEEPIAERLLNHSLDHHWDARLVKRYGLLNVDAARQLAKAEKWLQERPNDPELLLACGRLSLRVGQWEKALEYFEASQRQRPNGEVCAELARLYASLGEHNKSQLYYRHSVDMLAKSLPSLPQPSDASDSKQTDKKAAKKTA
- the mscL gene encoding large conductance mechanosensitive channel protein MscL, yielding MAKFFREFREFAVKGNVIDMAVGIIIGGAFTLIVQSLVKDVMNPLIGLLVGGIDFSNLFVVLREGVAEAPYATLADAQAAGAVTLNVGLFINAVVSFSIVAFVVFLLVRTINRLKREEAVAPADPTEKPCPYCLMVVPIKAVRCGHCTSELQVATPEKPMESV
- the pobA gene encoding 4-hydroxybenzoate 3-monooxygenase translates to MKTKVAIIGAGPSGLLLGQLLQRQGIDNVIVERRSGEYVLSRIRAGVLEQGMVDLLREAGVDRRMDEEGLPHDGFELVFDNRRVRIALDELTGGSKVMVYGQTEVTRDLMEARAAAGATTLYEAENVQPHDLESDSPYLTFEHQGKTVRLDCDYIAGCDGYHGVSRQAIPQGRIQEFEKVYPFGWLGLLSDTPPVSDELIYARHARGFSLCSMRSATRSRYYLQVPLDEKVEDWSDERFWEELKRRLPDDVAQKLVTGPSIEKSIAPLRSYVVEPMQYGRLFLVGDAAHIVPPTGAKGLNLAASDVNTLYRLLVKVYQEGRTDLIERYSQTCLKRIWKAERFSWWMTSMLHNFSDEEDFNSRMQLAELDYVTSSAAGLTTIAENYVGLPYESLE